The Humulus lupulus chromosome 7, drHumLupu1.1, whole genome shotgun sequence region AATCCCCTTTTTTTCGGAACCACTTGTACTGGGCTTACCCACGAATTATGTGAGATTGGATAAATAACGccagcatctaaccacttcaaAATTTCTTTTTGAACCACCTCTTTTATAGCAGGATTTAGCCTCCTTTGAGTATCAATGCTAGCCTTACTGTCCTCCTCCATGAGAATATGGTGCATAACAGTGGTGGGACTAATTCCCTTTATATCAGCTAAAGTCCAACCAATGGCCGATTTATGAGCTCGGAGTACTCTTAATAATTTTTCCTCTTCAACGGTAGATAATGAAGTAGAAATAATAACCAGGAGAGTGTCATTCTTACCCAAATAAGCGTATTTAAGATGTTCTGGTAAAGTCTTCAATTCAAGTACTGGTGGTTTCTTTATAGATGTAGTGGTCTCTTGGGCCCTTGTCCATGTTCCTCATATTTCTTCTTATAAATAAGTCCAACGGAGTTTAGCCAATTTACATATTCAATGACCACAATGCCAACACAGTCTTCCATTCCTTGCGAAATAAGGCTCATCTCAAGTGGATCTTCGATGAGTTTTCTCTTTGACAAATGTTCCTCAATTACATTCACACTAAATTCACTATCACTTGCTCTCGTATACTTCAAAGCCTTGAACACATTAAATACAACCTCATCACCCTGGACTCTTAGCCTCAACTCTCCattttgaacatctatcaaggCTTGACCggtggctaaaaatggtcttcCCAACATAATTGGAAcatcttcatcttcctccatatcaagaacaatAAAATCAGCGAGAAAGATGAATTTTTCCACTTTGATAAGAACGGCTTTAATAATACCTCAGGGTTGTGTCAATGAACGGTCGGCCAGTTGTAGAGTAACCGTAGTGGGTctagcctcccccaaaccaaATCTTCTAAATACTGACAGCGGCATTAGATTAATGCTTgcacctaaatcacataaagccctctcacaatgaaaattcccaatggtgcaaggtatagtgaAGCTGTCGGGATCTCCTAACTTTTGAAgaagtttcttttgaataattgcactacactcttctATCAAAGCCATggtttcataatcctccatttttcttttattagacaatatctctttcataaacttcacataactaggcatttgttcAAGAGCTTCCGCAAAGggaatgttaatgtgaagtttttTAAATACTTTGACAAATTtagagaattgtttgtcaagattagCCTTTCGAAACTGCTAAGGATAAGGAATCTTTGGTGTAGGCTTGGTGTATTTTGGCTTCTCTttctttggaaggtcttcagtaacctcctcttgtgctGGACTAGTGACATGTTGATCCTCTATCTTCTTGCCCTTGTTTTCTACTGTAGGCCCTTCATACTTAGTCCTGCTCCTCAAAGTGATAGCTTGACATTGCTCTTTGGGATTCACCACAATTGAACTAGGTAAAGCCCCTTGATTACGATCCTCCATTAACTTTGCAAGTTGGCCAACTTttgtttctaagcttcgaatggAGGAACTAGTTTCTGTCATAAATTGGCACAATGAATCAGCGGATACCTCTGGTTTATTCATTTGAGGTGGTGGTTGTTGATTTTGCGGAATTTGTGGCCTTTGAGTGTCATAAAAGGGTCTTGGATTTAGCCCATAAGATGGTCTAATTGGAGGATATTGAAGGGGATTTGGATGATACTGTGGTTAGTGCGCTTGATTATTACTCAATGACAAATTCTGATGGTTCTTATACACTGGAGTATAAGTGTTAGAGTATGGGTTGTTATTCAGTTGCCTTGGGAAATTACTAATGGCTTGAACCTTTTCAAGTACAATATCATCTACCGAATAAGAACTAGTCGCTGGACATTGCTCAAAGTGGTGAGGGCCTCCACATGTCTAACAAATGATAGGAGCAGGTTGTAGTTGCATCGCTTGAGCTGAAATGTTGTTTTGTTGTTGCATTTGTTTATTTAGCGAAGCaatttgagcagtgagcataaCAATAGGATCAACTTCTAGAACTCCTGCTACCTTCTTATATTCTCGCTCAGCTggccaattataattatttatggCCATCTCCTCCAAAAGCTCATAAGCTTCGTTAATGCTTTTGCTCATAAATGCTCCACCTGCTACTCCATCTATTATAATCCTTATGTTTCCCCTCAGTCCATTATAAAAAGTGTGCACCAACATCCATTTCACAATACCATGATGTGGACATTTTCGAAGTAGCTCTTTAAATGTTTCCCAAGCGTCATATAACGATACCCCCTCAAATTGacagaaattatttatttcacctcTAATCCGGGCTACTTTAGTGGGAGGAAAATACTTAGCAAGAAATTTTTGAGCAAGATCTTCCCATGTCACAATGGAATTGTCTTGCAGCAAAATCAACCAACTTTGAGCTCCGTCTCTCAAAGAAAATGGAAATAGCCTCAAACGGATTGCATCATTACTTACTCCATTCATTTTGAAAGTATCACATAACTCCAAAAAGTTGATAATATGGAGGTTCAGATCCTCATTAGGTAGCCCCCCAAAATGAGCGCAATTCTGAACCATTTGGAtaatcgaaggcttgatctcaaaattTTCCACCTCTACAGTAGGTGGGCGAATACTAGGATGTAACCCTGTAatagtagggagtacataatccCTCAGGGGTAGGTCTGCCTCAGCTGCAGCGTTACCCTCATTACCCTGATTCAGATTGTTGTTGAAAACATTATTGACGTTCTGGGTCATCCTTTAAAGTCTTTTCTGTTTCTTTCTCTTTTACAGGTCTTCTCAATCTTAGAATCAGCAGGCAGTTGTATTTTTGAACCCTTACGTCGCATAAAATAGGTCACCtgaaattgagaaatttaaaagcaactcGAATTAGAAAACGTTAGATTAAAACCAAAGTAGATCGAAAAACAATTAGTTTTGATATTGGTTATTAGTCCccggcaatggcgccaaaaacttgaccGCTTAAATCtgcacgcaagtatacgtggtcgcgtcaagtaataaattctgtaAGAACAAAGATCGTCCCATAGAGACTataaaccaattaccaataattgcttttcaatttctatttggtgattaaaattagGATCAATAactaaaattaagatgaataattctaaactacgaacacaatttaaataactaTAAACAGAACAATGAATCAATggattaaaaatcaataataaaaagcctagggaattaatttcatcaacttttcattctattaattttactaatcaattctaaatctcttcttcctattctaatagcagatctcagcctatatgcaagttttctacatctctgtgataaacttaaacatatagaaggcattaagcatggaaacctaattaatacacaagtcatacaggtactttcgtccaatatgcaacctatgtctatataatgatagcatattcaattctcatcttttgaattttgaatcaaaatcattaaatcaagtaaatagtgatcaagtatttactagcattaggcaaacatcatgtagattagaatagagaaaaaGTATCAATTATTCATCATAATAAAAGTAAATCGAAATTCAAgagactacattaatccctagatgaaggatttagttcatagataacataatGACAATAGAATTTAGATAATTGTTCATGAAAAATAACCTAAGAAAGAaattaagatgaagaagaagaaatctagaaagtaataaacaagaaaaagaaatctAAATAAAATTGTCACTGTAGTCTTTCTAAATCTAGTGTTTATAAAACTAATCAGGCTTCTAAAAATTGCAGAATAATGTcacttaaatagttttccaatgctcccaagtgaaaagactattttgtcCTTCTAAAAGTGGCTTAAGATTACAAAGTCGTGTCGATAGCGCAGTAGCGCTTATAACAGAGCAAAATTTTCTTAAAAACTGGATAACTAGCATTGTAGTGCTATTTACAGAAACAAAAGGCTTTCAAATAGTCCAATTAGTGCTATAGCGCTATTGTCCTACCATTGGGGCGCTAATCACAATAGCCTAACTCTATCTCCTTGCTTCCAAAATAACTTGATTTTCTTCAAAGTAGCgccattttcttccacttttactTCATTCATCTATTTTCACCATCTTATCATCAAAatcctgaaacatgaacaaacaagcataaatttgcaataaaatagccctaaactaatgaaaatcttcctaaaaactagaccataaacgagcctaaaactcatttatcactTGTATGTCATTGCGATGACCAATCAGGTCCAAGCATACAAAGGCAGCAGTTAGTGACCAAGGAATGGGGCAGGCGGCTCCAAAAGGTCGAGAGCATCAATGGGGAACTTCTGGAGGTAGAGACCCTTCTTGGGCCACCGTTAAACAAGAGGCCAGCGAGCCTGGTAATAGATAAACCCATCGCTACTTGTTGGTCAAACCCTGAGTCCCGACCGAGGGTTTACCTTGGGCCAACCACGAAGGGGTTGCCCATCGAGGGAATCGCGATGGAAGAGATCATTCACTCCAATGATTCGCTGGAGCCTTTGATCACCCCAAAAGTGAACGCCTGCCATCCCGACCATTCCCCATCACAGGCGAAGAAGGATGAGATCAAGTGGAAGTTGAGGTTCCAATGATGAAGACAAGCTTTGCCGATAGTCATCTGGAGAGCTTCAACTTCATCTCTTCCACCTTGTCTTGCTTGATGACTTCCCCAACCAGAGTCATATTTGAAAAGAATCCATAAATGAAAAAAGTGACACACTATAGCAAGCAGACCACCCCTCGTCTATGCAAGTCAGCCCCACACCTGCATGCAGCCTGACTTGGGGGACAAATATTATACCCAAAATTTGACACTGCCATCTGGTGGCCAGCGAATAAATGACGTGTCAAGACAAAGTGGTGAGACACAATAGCCGCTACGAGTCACCAAGAGTGGCCTTCGCTGCTCTCCAAACACCTAGGAAGAGGTGGGTCTTGCAAGAACCGGCTTACTTCTCCCATTGCATGAAGCCAAATGATCCCCAGATGGTTACACCGATCGTAAGAAGAAAAGGGCCTAAGCCAATCTCCCTAGCTAGCCACACTAGCAAAACGAGTACGCACCACAATGCCCCATCTAGTCACTAGGAGTCTTAGCTGATCGCCAGGGATGGTCGCCGCATGTTGGTGGCCTTCACCACCCGAGCCTTGTCCCGCACCAGAGCGCGCCTTGAGCCTTTAAATGAACAGGATACCTCAAATTACCATTTTTGGTATATAgaaacctaagtggcaaaatacaaTTTGGTACTATTTCCTATGTAACCCTCGAGCATGGTGATCGAGCCACTActgatgtacacaccacccctaaagctctccaactcacggctggtccagctttccctttaccttacctacaccacaaagcactcgtaagcgaaagcttagcaagaaaacttaattcaacaAGTACAAATAAGCAACAGTAAATGCACAGTAAAACTTAGGGAAATAAGCTCAATCAATAGTATGATATGAGCAATAAGCTTAAcaaacacataaaccaatcatgccagttaatacaattagttaagtgcaaacaacaATTTTGTTTATTGTATAACGTTCAAGCCCAGCACCCTGAGGTCGGGTTCTCTAGTCTTATAGTCGAccccagcacccttaggtcgGGTTGTGTTCTGTACGCTTGCTATTGGACACTGACACCGCCAACCTTTAAACAATTATAATCACAAATACACATTTCACAACAAGCAGTAGAAGGCAGCATATAAAAGCATGCCTATCCAAAATTTCTCAGATACAGATATAGTCACTATCATAATATGTTCTTTAACAGGGGTCTAAGCCCCATCCACAAACCCAgtaaagttttcttacctcgagtcccgagctaaAGGTGTAGAGCCTTaatcctcaatcccgagccttaatggtaaccctagtcattaagcgacaatggataactataaaaatataaataagttCAAAGCTtcggaataatatactagcctttgggacctcaaattctactaaatcggggaGGAGAATTCATcttgagcgcttaggtttaagttctcgagctaaaagaaaactattttggCTAAGTCTGCCTATGCGGGCTGCGACCTTGTCCTAAGGTTTGTGGCGCACCCCCTAGTCAAAGGCTCCCAACCCTAAATCCCCAGCGACATGCATCGCGACTTAGCCCTTAGGGCCGCAGTGCACCTACAGAAATAGGGTGCTCTCAGGGCTTCTCGGTTCATGCAGGCCGCAGCGCCTAAGAACAAGGTCGCAGCGTGACACCATAAACCCAGAATGCCCAACTCCTTCCTGCATTTTCTTCCAAACCAAAGTCaccataattcaaattaaaatatgtACCAAAGCCATAGTTGAGTTTAGAACTCTCAAAAACACAGCCTAGGCATTATAATTACCCAAAACCAACCACAAAGCTCACTCCAATTTAGTCACTATAGCTAACATATAAAACCAAGCAAAAAATCCAACCCAATCAAAGAATTTACAGTAAAAACTAGGTTGTAGAACTTACCTTAGAAGTGATTttgatccttgagctaatccccaaccAACTTCAGCCTCAAATCTTCAATTTCCTAAGTCAATCTCCCAAAAATTCCAAAAGCTTCGCAAGGTtcacaagagagagagaaggagagagagagagagagagagaaagttgtgAGATGTTCTGATGTTTTTTGGTCATTTCCTAAGGTTTCCTAATCTTATCCCTCacacaaaagaccaaaattccctctaACTTATCCTTAGCCTCCTATTGCCCTTAAGGGAAAATCGTCATATACCGCATATCCGACTAATTTTCAAGTGGTCCTATaagttcccaattaatcctgacgtgcccaactaatcaccaaataatttttctttaaccAATAAATCAAAAATACTTACTAAATCCCCTAAATATCCCTagtctcaccccgagccgggtattagaccccgttgtgactatttcgctaattcgctcactagcaAAATATattgctgcaaatatatccacataataatgtggtctcaatcatttaacacatataatcacatttatgtcctcaactggacaaaattacaaatatgcccttattaacaagaacgagcCGACATGCATATTAAatatacataaacatgcatatatatatattcatattatcatataaatcatgtatgccacatagtcacacatttaatcaatcaatttcaaatgtatatatccaattatgccctct contains the following coding sequences:
- the LOC133792323 gene encoding uncharacterized protein LOC133792323, whose translation is MEEDEDVPIMLGRPFLATGQALIDVQNGELRLRVQGDEVVFNVFKALKYTRASDSEFSVNVIEEHLSKRKLIEDPLEMSLISQGMEDCVGIVVIEYTLPEHLKYAYLGKNDTLLVIISTSLSTVEEEKLLRVLRAHKSAIGWTLADIKGISPTTVMHHILMEEDSKASIDTQRRLNPAIKEVVQKEILKWLDAGVIYPISHNSWKLNKATRKYHFPLPFVDQMLDRLSSHHFYCFLDGMPFGLCNAPATFQRCMMSLFFDMVEKSFEIFMDNFSVFGSSFDMCLKNLEKVLKRCEESNLVMNWEKCHFMVSEGIVLGHKIACKGIEVDRAKISTNENLPPPISVKGVQSFLGHAGFYRRFIKDFSKISKPLSPVLLNGVHFNFDVDCRSAFNTGDLEE